A DNA window from Primulina tabacum isolate GXHZ01 chromosome 12, ASM2559414v2, whole genome shotgun sequence contains the following coding sequences:
- the LOC142520641 gene encoding protein MIS12 homolog, whose product MDNYNDAARIMDGNFDGFCLMEGSGSEAIFESLNLSPQLFINEVLNIVDYLLDEAFDYFNQEASTLLKTEGTDRSEELTKGVAYIQNLIRSSLDQRMQKWEEYSLRFCFSVPEEFSLPKANESSGDDLADLDALTDTELDAQLKSLRGKLALVEKESAELSRELGLLERQSLSSSRSVGLIDEALELYQKHDTTKMFQELINMVSEFRPRVGNLKRRREEFRSGDVLRKNHQNGLINAPVEELQEFLDGIAS is encoded by the exons ATGGATAATTATAATGATGCAGCCCGTATTATGGACGGAAACTTCGATG GTTTCTGTCTAATGGAAGGAAGCGGAAGCGAGGCGATATTTGAATCCTTGAATCTCAGCCCGCAGCTCTTCATCAATGAAGTTCTTAATATTGTCGACTATCTCCTCGACGAGGCTTTTGATTACTTCAACCA GGAGGCTTCTACGCTGCTGAAAACTGAGGGCACGGATCGATCTGAGGAACTAACAAAG GGGGTGGCATACATTCAAAATCTAATCCGATCGAGCCTCGACCAGCGGATGCAGAAATGGGAAGAGTACAGCCTTCGCTTTTGTTTTAGTGTGCCAGAAGAATTTTCACTGCCAAAAGCC AATGAATCCTCTGGAGATGATTTAGCAGACCTTGATGCTCTTACTGACACAGAGCTGGATGCACAGTTGAAATCTTTGCGTGGCAAACTTGCTCTG GTTGAAAAAGAATCTGCTGAACTtagtagagaacttggtttaCTGGAGAGGCAGTCTTTGTCAAGCAGTCGCTCCGTTGGGTTGATTGATGAAGCATTAGAGTTGTACCAGAAGCATGATACCACCAAAATGTTCCAAG AGCTGATAAACATGGTGTCAGAATTCCGCCCACGCGTGGGGAACCTGAAAAGGAGAAGAGAAGAATTTCGATCCGGTGATGTGTTGcgcaaaaatcatcaaaatg GACTGATCAATGCTCCAGTTGAAGAACTTCAGGAGTTTCTGGATGGGATAGCATCATAA
- the LOC142520640 gene encoding uncharacterized protein LOC142520640 isoform X3 has protein sequence MNKRPATCYAVCQGSSLRLVKFKLSQFPVPMSCIHGLKDLQTAGKNAEKLPVRGFKWRLVIAYDGTRFSGWQYQQSTPTVQCIVEEALTRITELGREELQLVGASRTDAGVHAWCQVAHFITPFNYDNLESIHRALNGLLPSDIRIREISSAVHEFHARFSVKSKIYGYKIYNGTIMDPFLRHYAYHSVYKLNTAAMRDAAKHFVGTHDFSAFSNASRNDRTPNPVKNIFCFDVNEMGPLFQVEVEGSGFLYRQVRNMVALLLQVGREAVSPDIVPKILASRDRKELAKHALFVPPHGLCLMDIKYNEEHLHLPPDAPSTSFGRHSSFRKCKLSCY, from the exons ATGAATAAAAGGCCAGCCACCTGCTACGCCGTGTGCCAAG GTTCTTCACTTAGGTTGGTGAAATTTAAGTTATCTCAGTTTCCTGTACCAATGTCATGTATCCATGGGCTAAAG GATTTGCAGACTGCTGGGAAGAATGCGGAAAAGCTCCCAGTTCGAGGTTTTAAGTGGCGCTTGGTTATTGCTTATGATGGCACCCGTTTTTCAG GGTGGCAATACCAGCAATCGACGCCAACGGTCCAATGTATTGTTGAAGAAGCTTTGACTCGAATTACAGAATTAGGACGGGAAGAACTTCAGTTGGTTGGTGCGAGTCGAACAGATGCGGGAGTTCATGCCTGGTGCCAG GTGGCGCACTTCATTACGCCTTTCAACTATGACAACTTGGAAAGCATTCACAGAGCACTAAATGGTCTTCTTCCCTCTGACATCAGAATCAGAGAGATCAGCTCCGCAGTGCATGAATTTCATGCTCGTTTTTCAGTTAAGAGCAAGATTTATGGTTACAAAATTTACAATGGCACCATCATGGACCCATTTCTCAGGCACTATGCTTACCACAGTGTTTATAAACTCAATACAGCTGCCATGAGGGATGCTGCAAAGCATTTTGTGGGAACCCACGACTTCTCTGCATTTTCCAATGCATCACGCAACGATAGGACACCGAATCCAGTGAAGAATATCTTCTGTTTTGATGTGAATGAAATG GGACCTCTTTTTCAAGTAGAAGTTGAAGGATCTGGTTTTCTATATAGACAAGTTCGGaacatg GTTGCATTGTTGCTTCAAGTTGGGAGAGAAGCCGTTTCGCCTGACATTGTTCCCAAGATTTTGGCATCCCGTGACCGAAAAGAACTCGCGAAGCACGCCTTGTTTGTTCCTCCTCATGGTCTGTGTCTCATGGATATCAAGTACAATGAAGAACATCTTCATCTTCCCCCTGATGCCCCCTCAACTAGTTTTGGCAGACACAGTAGTTTTAGGAAATGCAAGCTCTCGTGTTATTGA
- the LOC142520640 gene encoding uncharacterized protein LOC142520640 isoform X4 → MNKRPATCYAVCQGSSLRLVKFKLSQFPVPMSCIHGLKTAGKNAEKLPVRGFKWRLVIAYDGTRFSGWQYQQSTPTVQCIVEEALTRITELGREELQLVGASRTDAGVHAWCQVAHFITPFNYDNLESIHRALNGLLPSDIRIREISSAVHEFHARFSVKSKIYGYKIYNGTIMDPFLRHYAYHSVYKLNTAAMRDAAKHFVGTHDFSAFSNASRNDRTPNPVKNIFCFDVNEMGPLFQVEVEGSGFLYRQVRNMVALLLQVGREAVSPDIVPKILASRDRKELAKHALFVPPHGLCLMDIKYNEEHLHLPPDAPSTSFGRHSSFRKCKLSCY, encoded by the exons ATGAATAAAAGGCCAGCCACCTGCTACGCCGTGTGCCAAG GTTCTTCACTTAGGTTGGTGAAATTTAAGTTATCTCAGTTTCCTGTACCAATGTCATGTATCCATGGGCTAAAG ACTGCTGGGAAGAATGCGGAAAAGCTCCCAGTTCGAGGTTTTAAGTGGCGCTTGGTTATTGCTTATGATGGCACCCGTTTTTCAG GGTGGCAATACCAGCAATCGACGCCAACGGTCCAATGTATTGTTGAAGAAGCTTTGACTCGAATTACAGAATTAGGACGGGAAGAACTTCAGTTGGTTGGTGCGAGTCGAACAGATGCGGGAGTTCATGCCTGGTGCCAG GTGGCGCACTTCATTACGCCTTTCAACTATGACAACTTGGAAAGCATTCACAGAGCACTAAATGGTCTTCTTCCCTCTGACATCAGAATCAGAGAGATCAGCTCCGCAGTGCATGAATTTCATGCTCGTTTTTCAGTTAAGAGCAAGATTTATGGTTACAAAATTTACAATGGCACCATCATGGACCCATTTCTCAGGCACTATGCTTACCACAGTGTTTATAAACTCAATACAGCTGCCATGAGGGATGCTGCAAAGCATTTTGTGGGAACCCACGACTTCTCTGCATTTTCCAATGCATCACGCAACGATAGGACACCGAATCCAGTGAAGAATATCTTCTGTTTTGATGTGAATGAAATG GGACCTCTTTTTCAAGTAGAAGTTGAAGGATCTGGTTTTCTATATAGACAAGTTCGGaacatg GTTGCATTGTTGCTTCAAGTTGGGAGAGAAGCCGTTTCGCCTGACATTGTTCCCAAGATTTTGGCATCCCGTGACCGAAAAGAACTCGCGAAGCACGCCTTGTTTGTTCCTCCTCATGGTCTGTGTCTCATGGATATCAAGTACAATGAAGAACATCTTCATCTTCCCCCTGATGCCCCCTCAACTAGTTTTGGCAGACACAGTAGTTTTAGGAAATGCAAGCTCTCGTGTTATTGA
- the LOC142520640 gene encoding uncharacterized protein LOC142520640 isoform X2 translates to MLQQLPPSAVSPWIPLNKGSSLRLVKFKLSQFPVPMSCIHGLKTAGKNAEKLPVRGFKWRLVIAYDGTRFSGWQYQQSTPTVQCIVEEALTRITELGREELQLVGASRTDAGVHAWCQVAHFITPFNYDNLESIHRALNGLLPSDIRIREISSAVHEFHARFSVKSKIYGYKIYNGTIMDPFLRHYAYHSVYKLNTAAMRDAAKHFVGTHDFSAFSNASRNDRTPNPVKNIFCFDVNEMGPLFQVEVEGSGFLYRQVRNMVALLLQVGREAVSPDIVPKILASRDRKELAKHALFVPPHGLCLMDIKYNEEHLHLPPDAPSTSFGRHSSFRKCKLSCY, encoded by the exons ATGCTACAACAGTTACCACCAAGTGCTGTCTCTCCATGGATCCCACTAAACAAGG GTTCTTCACTTAGGTTGGTGAAATTTAAGTTATCTCAGTTTCCTGTACCAATGTCATGTATCCATGGGCTAAAG ACTGCTGGGAAGAATGCGGAAAAGCTCCCAGTTCGAGGTTTTAAGTGGCGCTTGGTTATTGCTTATGATGGCACCCGTTTTTCAG GGTGGCAATACCAGCAATCGACGCCAACGGTCCAATGTATTGTTGAAGAAGCTTTGACTCGAATTACAGAATTAGGACGGGAAGAACTTCAGTTGGTTGGTGCGAGTCGAACAGATGCGGGAGTTCATGCCTGGTGCCAG GTGGCGCACTTCATTACGCCTTTCAACTATGACAACTTGGAAAGCATTCACAGAGCACTAAATGGTCTTCTTCCCTCTGACATCAGAATCAGAGAGATCAGCTCCGCAGTGCATGAATTTCATGCTCGTTTTTCAGTTAAGAGCAAGATTTATGGTTACAAAATTTACAATGGCACCATCATGGACCCATTTCTCAGGCACTATGCTTACCACAGTGTTTATAAACTCAATACAGCTGCCATGAGGGATGCTGCAAAGCATTTTGTGGGAACCCACGACTTCTCTGCATTTTCCAATGCATCACGCAACGATAGGACACCGAATCCAGTGAAGAATATCTTCTGTTTTGATGTGAATGAAATG GGACCTCTTTTTCAAGTAGAAGTTGAAGGATCTGGTTTTCTATATAGACAAGTTCGGaacatg GTTGCATTGTTGCTTCAAGTTGGGAGAGAAGCCGTTTCGCCTGACATTGTTCCCAAGATTTTGGCATCCCGTGACCGAAAAGAACTCGCGAAGCACGCCTTGTTTGTTCCTCCTCATGGTCTGTGTCTCATGGATATCAAGTACAATGAAGAACATCTTCATCTTCCCCCTGATGCCCCCTCAACTAGTTTTGGCAGACACAGTAGTTTTAGGAAATGCAAGCTCTCGTGTTATTGA
- the LOC142520640 gene encoding uncharacterized protein LOC142520640 isoform X1, giving the protein MLQQLPPSAVSPWIPLNKGSSLRLVKFKLSQFPVPMSCIHGLKDLQTAGKNAEKLPVRGFKWRLVIAYDGTRFSGWQYQQSTPTVQCIVEEALTRITELGREELQLVGASRTDAGVHAWCQVAHFITPFNYDNLESIHRALNGLLPSDIRIREISSAVHEFHARFSVKSKIYGYKIYNGTIMDPFLRHYAYHSVYKLNTAAMRDAAKHFVGTHDFSAFSNASRNDRTPNPVKNIFCFDVNEMGPLFQVEVEGSGFLYRQVRNMVALLLQVGREAVSPDIVPKILASRDRKELAKHALFVPPHGLCLMDIKYNEEHLHLPPDAPSTSFGRHSSFRKCKLSCY; this is encoded by the exons ATGCTACAACAGTTACCACCAAGTGCTGTCTCTCCATGGATCCCACTAAACAAGG GTTCTTCACTTAGGTTGGTGAAATTTAAGTTATCTCAGTTTCCTGTACCAATGTCATGTATCCATGGGCTAAAG GATTTGCAGACTGCTGGGAAGAATGCGGAAAAGCTCCCAGTTCGAGGTTTTAAGTGGCGCTTGGTTATTGCTTATGATGGCACCCGTTTTTCAG GGTGGCAATACCAGCAATCGACGCCAACGGTCCAATGTATTGTTGAAGAAGCTTTGACTCGAATTACAGAATTAGGACGGGAAGAACTTCAGTTGGTTGGTGCGAGTCGAACAGATGCGGGAGTTCATGCCTGGTGCCAG GTGGCGCACTTCATTACGCCTTTCAACTATGACAACTTGGAAAGCATTCACAGAGCACTAAATGGTCTTCTTCCCTCTGACATCAGAATCAGAGAGATCAGCTCCGCAGTGCATGAATTTCATGCTCGTTTTTCAGTTAAGAGCAAGATTTATGGTTACAAAATTTACAATGGCACCATCATGGACCCATTTCTCAGGCACTATGCTTACCACAGTGTTTATAAACTCAATACAGCTGCCATGAGGGATGCTGCAAAGCATTTTGTGGGAACCCACGACTTCTCTGCATTTTCCAATGCATCACGCAACGATAGGACACCGAATCCAGTGAAGAATATCTTCTGTTTTGATGTGAATGAAATG GGACCTCTTTTTCAAGTAGAAGTTGAAGGATCTGGTTTTCTATATAGACAAGTTCGGaacatg GTTGCATTGTTGCTTCAAGTTGGGAGAGAAGCCGTTTCGCCTGACATTGTTCCCAAGATTTTGGCATCCCGTGACCGAAAAGAACTCGCGAAGCACGCCTTGTTTGTTCCTCCTCATGGTCTGTGTCTCATGGATATCAAGTACAATGAAGAACATCTTCATCTTCCCCCTGATGCCCCCTCAACTAGTTTTGGCAGACACAGTAGTTTTAGGAAATGCAAGCTCTCGTGTTATTGA
- the LOC142521175 gene encoding small ribosomal subunit protein uS8z/uS8w — MVRVSVLNDALKSMYNAEKRGKRQVMIRPSSKVIIKFLLVMQKHGYIGEFEFVDDHRSGKIVVELNGRLNKCGVISPRFDVGVKEIEGWTARLLPSRQFGYIVLTTSAGIMDHEEARRKNVGGKVLGFFY; from the exons ATGGTGAGAGTTAGCGTGCTGAATGATGCCCTTAAGAGCATGTACAATGCCGAGAAGCGTGGGAAGCGCCAAGTAATGATAAGGCCATCCTCTAAAGTTATCATAAAGTTTCTTTTGGTGATGCAGAAGCATG GATACATTGGGGAGTTTGAATTTGTGGATGATCACCGCTCTGGTAAAATTGTGGTTGAACTCAATGGAAGGTTGAATAAATGTGGTGTGATCAGTCCTCGCTTTGACGTTGGTGTCAAGGAAATTGAGGGATGGACTGCAAGGTTACTTCCTTCCAGACAG TTCGGCTACATTGTCCTGACCACATCTGCTGGCATCATGGACCATGAAGAGGCTAGGAGGAAAAACGTCGGCGGGAAAGTTCTTGGCTTCTTTTATTAA
- the LOC142520832 gene encoding uncharacterized protein LOC142520832 has product MEENNLPPGFRFHPTDEELITYYLSNKVSDFDFATRAIADVDFNKCEPWDLPAKASMGEKEWYFFSMRDRKYPTGLRTNRATEAGYWKTTGKDKEIFRGVDGALVGMKKTLVFYRGRAPKGEKTNWVMHEYRLESKLALKPTKEEWVVCRVFQKSLIMKKPQQTASSPQSQESPSDTNAMVSELQDMEYFQNFSSNTMPIVSPSTNLAPQNYDDNIADWGAAANSLQSLTNWPLLSTNLSMNSLLLTALQLRAGHGHPIGAATGAVEGYSFLPQGSSSPFGNDFGANFGVGSSSSRVLGNDQPPLEQSFNLDSNIW; this is encoded by the exons ATGGAGGAAAACAATCTTCCTCCGGGATTCAGGTTCCATCCGACGGACGAAGAACTCATCACTTATTATCTGAGCAACAAGGTTTCGGATTTCGATTTCGCCACCAGGGCTATTGCTGATGTTGATTTTAACAAGTGTGAGCCATGGGATCTCCCAG CCAAAGCCTCCATGGGAGAGAAAGAATGGTATTTCTTCAGCATGAGAGACAGAAAATACCCTACTGGCCTAAGGACTAACCGAGCTACAGAAGCTGGCTACTGGAAAACAACAGGTAAAGATAAGGAGATTTTCCGGGGCGTCGACGGGGCGCTGGTCGGCATGAAGAAAACCCTAGTTTTCTACAGAGGGAGAGCTCCAAAGGGTGAGAAAACCAATTGGGTTATGCATGAATATCGGCTTGAATCGAAGCTTGCTCTCAAACCCACCAAG GAGGAGTGGGTGGTTTGTAGAGTTTTCCAAAAGAGTTTGATAATGAAGAAACCTCAACAAACAGCTTCTTCACCACAATCCCAAGAATCCCCCTCCGACACCAACGCAATGGTGAGCGAGCTACAAGACATGGAATATTTCCAAAATTTCAGCAGCAACACTATGCCTATAGTTTCTCCTTCAACAAATCTTGCACCACAAAACTACGACGACAATATCGCCGACTGGGGAGCTGCAGCAAATTCTTTACAGTCGCTAACTAATTGGCCATTGTTGAGCACTAATCTTTCTATGAATTCTTTGCTTCTCACTGCATTACAGCTCAGGGCCGGCCACGGCCACCCTATAGGAGCAGCCACAGGTGCCGTGGAGGGCTACTCTTTCTTGCCACAAGGGTCGAGTTCTCCGTTTGGGAATGATTTCGGGGCCAACTTTGGCGTGGGTTCTTCTTCATCTAGGGTACTCGGGAATGATCAGCCACCGCTGGAGCAATCATTTAACTTGGACTCCAACATTTGGTGA